From Nitrospinota bacterium, the proteins below share one genomic window:
- a CDS encoding transglycosylase SLT domain-containing protein, with protein MIPITALTLAVSLMGNASPAAKYRPFLTREVRFVWGKDEPVSTFAAQIRQESGFDEQARSSHAGGLAQFTPATAAWIGGAYPELAGGGMFNWKWAIRALVRYDRHLHERLPDDERRWELTLRAYNGGLGWIQEEMRACGARGVECCRRFRAGISCRENLNYPAVILGKWKPQYAGWDR; from the coding sequence GTGATACCGATAACCGCGCTGACGCTTGCCGTATCGCTCATGGGAAACGCCTCTCCCGCCGCGAAATACCGGCCGTTTCTCACGCGCGAAGTCCGCTTTGTCTGGGGGAAGGACGAACCGGTTTCCACTTTTGCCGCGCAGATACGGCAGGAATCGGGCTTTGACGAACAGGCGCGTTCATCGCACGCCGGCGGTCTGGCGCAATTCACCCCGGCCACGGCGGCCTGGATCGGCGGCGCGTACCCCGAATTGGCGGGCGGCGGCATGTTTAACTGGAAATGGGCGATCCGCGCGCTGGTGCGGTATGACCGGCATCTCCACGAACGGCTGCCGGACGATGAGCGCCGCTGGGAGCTGACGTTGCGCGCCTATAACGGCGGCCTCGGCTGGATTCAAGAAGAGATGCGCGCCTGCGGCGCACGCGGCGTGGAATGCTGCCGCCGTTTCCGGGCCGGAATTTCCTGCCGGGAAAACCTGAATTACCCCGCGGTGATTTTGGGCAAATGGAAACCGCAATACGCCGGATGGGATAGATGA
- a CDS encoding GAF domain-containing sensor histidine kinase, translated as MANQLKKGTKAPKLADVLSSIADAEDGITADIRRGIKRLPPKERPIAEKVAAMKTALSQKNQMADAVSDSLRGMNADFQRAVLLLSAFTRLSNILSSCGDAAKIPHRIVKIFIDAFNFDQCSIMLHDRVNDLLVHSAGAGQMDYFETLAGKHHHKEGLSLKPGAGAAGMAAKTMQPVVINDIAGDTAFIKSGRGPNQGSVACIPMLYQGRLTGVANFSHPSPGFFDGQIMRALVPMVNAVGQIIEMTDLQTELSAINASLEKTVAEKTRDMENVNEKLHNANRLKDDFIANISHELRTPLTSIIGFARLMIDFHGMDEEERSSYLRIIMERGQTLEKLLNDLLDLSRIESGNMPMNVDRINMGELAIRCVEQFRLMAEGSGIAISAHIDQRPLLLYADYRKLTQALGNLIHNAVKYTGAGGSIEVLVKELPREIMVSVTDTGIGIDRSQHEIIFERFRQAENRRNKAGGAGIGLNLTRQIIELHGGKIWVESDPGTGSTFSFCIPMEMRCDLDKPHKIEPFFSR; from the coding sequence ATGGCGAATCAACTTAAAAAGGGAACAAAGGCTCCGAAGTTGGCCGATGTGTTATCCAGCATCGCCGATGCCGAAGACGGCATAACGGCGGACATCCGCCGCGGGATTAAACGCCTGCCGCCGAAAGAGCGGCCCATCGCGGAAAAAGTGGCCGCCATGAAAACGGCGCTGTCGCAAAAAAACCAAATGGCCGATGCGGTATCGGATTCGCTTCGCGGCATGAATGCCGATTTCCAACGCGCGGTGCTGCTCCTTTCCGCGTTCACGCGCCTTTCCAATATTCTCAGCAGTTGCGGCGACGCCGCCAAAATTCCCCATCGCATCGTGAAGATTTTCATAGACGCGTTTAATTTTGACCAGTGCTCCATCATGCTGCATGACCGGGTTAACGATCTCCTGGTGCATTCTGCGGGCGCCGGCCAGATGGACTACTTCGAAACGCTTGCGGGAAAACATCATCACAAGGAGGGGCTTTCGCTCAAGCCGGGCGCCGGCGCGGCGGGCATGGCGGCGAAAACCATGCAGCCCGTTGTCATCAACGATATTGCCGGCGACACGGCCTTTATCAAAAGCGGACGCGGACCCAACCAGGGATCGGTCGCCTGCATCCCGATGCTCTACCAGGGACGCCTCACCGGCGTCGCGAATTTTTCACATCCCTCCCCCGGCTTTTTTGACGGGCAGATCATGCGGGCCCTCGTGCCAATGGTGAACGCCGTCGGCCAGATCATCGAGATGACCGATCTGCAAACCGAACTCTCCGCCATCAACGCCTCCCTCGAAAAAACCGTGGCGGAAAAAACGCGGGATATGGAAAATGTAAACGAGAAGCTTCACAACGCCAACCGCCTCAAGGACGATTTCATAGCGAACATCAGCCATGAGCTGCGGACGCCGCTCACCTCCATCATCGGCTTCGCGCGCCTCATGATCGATTTCCACGGCATGGACGAAGAAGAGCGCTCCTCCTACCTAAGGATCATCATGGAGCGGGGCCAGACGCTTGAAAAACTCCTTAACGATCTGCTCGACCTCTCGCGCATCGAAAGCGGCAATATGCCGATGAACGTCGACCGCATCAACATGGGAGAACTGGCGATACGGTGCGTCGAACAATTCCGCCTGATGGCCGAAGGAAGCGGCATCGCCATCAGCGCCCACATCGACCAGCGTCCGCTGCTGCTGTACGCCGATTACCGCAAGCTGACGCAGGCGCTTGGCAACCTCATCCATAATGCCGTCAAATACACCGGCGCGGGGGGATCCATCGAAGTCCTCGTCAAAGAACTTCCCCGCGAAATCATGGTGAGCGTGACCGATACCGGCATCGGCATCGACCGGAGCCAGCATGAAATAATTTTCGAACGCTTCCGGCAAGCCGAAAACCGCCGCAACAAAGCGGGCGGCGCGGGAATCGGACTTAATCTCACCCGGCAGATCATCGAACTGCACGGCGGCAAAATATGGGTGGAAAGCGATCCCGGCACAGGCAGCACATTCTCGTTCTGCATCCCGATGGAAATGCGCTGCGACTTGGACAAGCCGCACAAAATCGAGCCGTTTTTTTCCCGCTAA
- a CDS encoding ABC transporter ATP-binding protein — protein sequence MDSGPIIQLENVTKVYHQGKIDVTAIDGFSLTVNKGDFAALCGPSGSGKTTILNIIGALDVPTAGNVTLEGNDLARLSRTALSSMRRDRIGFVFQAYNLIPVLTAYENAEFVLVLQRMPETERRARVMEMLKEVGLEGLENRRPEELSGGQQQRVAIARAMVTEPAVILADEPTANLDSATAASLLSIMDHLNTAHGITFLFSTHDQRVMDRARRIITLRDGKLAGDERKG from the coding sequence ATGGACAGCGGCCCGATCATACAGTTGGAAAACGTCACCAAGGTCTACCATCAGGGAAAAATCGACGTGACCGCCATCGACGGTTTTTCGCTCACGGTGAACAAAGGCGATTTCGCGGCGCTTTGCGGACCGTCCGGCAGCGGCAAAACCACCATCCTGAACATCATCGGCGCGCTCGACGTGCCGACCGCCGGCAACGTCACGCTGGAAGGAAACGACCTGGCGCGCCTCAGCCGCACCGCGCTCTCCTCCATGCGGCGCGACAGGATCGGCTTTGTCTTTCAGGCATACAATCTCATCCCGGTGCTCACCGCCTACGAGAACGCCGAGTTCGTTCTCGTCCTTCAGAGAATGCCGGAAACCGAACGGCGCGCGCGGGTGATGGAGATGCTCAAAGAGGTCGGCCTTGAAGGATTGGAGAACCGCCGCCCCGAAGAGCTCTCCGGAGGGCAGCAGCAGCGCGTGGCGATAGCGCGCGCGATGGTCACCGAACCCGCCGTCATTCTGGCCGACGAACCGACCGCCAATCTCGACTCGGCCACCGCCGCCTCCCTGCTCTCCATCATGGACCACCTCAACACCGCGCACGGGATTACTTTTCTTTTTTCCACGCACGATCAGCGGGTGATGGACCGCGCGCGGCGCATCATCACCTTGCGCGACGGCAAGCTGGCCGGGGACGAACGCAAGGGATGA
- a CDS encoding ABC transporter permease — MRRSRRTLLTALSVGTGLWVTLLFTGMANHNWANMVKTSVKMGFGHVTIEPTGYLDSPSATKRIAVGAQMLTTAGAMPNVTRAIPRIMAEGMIATAAKTVGGSIIGIDPALESAEYNFFLKSLAAGRLFENADEPGVMVGAKLAEKLNLKVGKKLVYTAADVNGNIVSDLARVTGIFQTDVDAVDGGVILLPINRLRRMLGYAENEATLVAVFLNDERLAPDIRAAIAAHAFPDTETWTWSETQTEIAGMITIDRISHLFFQFFIGLLVAAGILDTILMSVLERKHEFGIMLAVGSSPWFLFRLVLMESFFIGLLGLALGVILNAPLYIYLSRWGYDLSSLLPPGYDLNRVPVDPVMKVIYYPADVAGIAAAIFGLTLLAGLYPAWKASRIPPVESIRNI, encoded by the coding sequence TTGCGGCGGAGCAGACGCACCCTGCTCACGGCGCTCTCGGTGGGCACCGGCCTGTGGGTCACGCTCCTCTTCACCGGCATGGCCAATCACAACTGGGCCAACATGGTTAAGACCAGCGTGAAAATGGGGTTCGGACATGTGACCATCGAACCAACCGGCTACCTGGATAGTCCGTCGGCGACTAAACGTATCGCCGTGGGCGCTCAAATGCTGACAACCGCCGGGGCAATGCCGAACGTCACCCGCGCCATTCCCCGCATCATGGCGGAAGGGATGATCGCCACCGCCGCCAAAACGGTGGGAGGAAGCATTATCGGCATCGATCCCGCGCTGGAATCAGCCGAATACAATTTCTTTCTGAAATCGCTGGCCGCCGGACGCCTGTTTGAAAACGCCGACGAGCCGGGGGTCATGGTGGGCGCGAAGCTGGCGGAAAAACTGAATCTCAAAGTGGGAAAAAAACTTGTCTACACCGCCGCCGATGTGAACGGCAACATCGTCAGCGATCTGGCCCGCGTTACCGGCATCTTCCAGACCGATGTCGACGCGGTTGACGGCGGAGTTATTTTGCTCCCCATCAACCGGCTTCGGCGCATGCTCGGCTACGCGGAAAACGAGGCGACGCTGGTGGCGGTTTTTTTGAACGACGAGCGCCTCGCCCCCGATATCCGCGCCGCCATCGCCGCCCACGCCTTTCCGGACACCGAAACCTGGACGTGGAGCGAAACCCAGACAGAGATCGCGGGCATGATAACCATAGACCGCATCTCCCACCTCTTCTTCCAGTTCTTCATCGGGCTGCTGGTGGCGGCCGGCATCCTCGATACCATCCTGATGAGCGTGCTGGAGCGCAAACACGAATTCGGCATAATGCTGGCGGTCGGTTCGTCCCCTTGGTTTCTGTTCCGGCTGGTGCTGATGGAATCGTTTTTCATCGGCTTGCTGGGGCTGGCGCTGGGCGTAATCCTTAATGCGCCCTTATACATCTACCTCAGCCGCTGGGGATACGACCTCAGCTCGCTCCTGCCGCCGGGTTATGACCTCAACCGCGTACCAGTGGATCCGGTCATGAAGGTGATCTACTATCCCGCGGACGTGGCCGGCATCGCCGCCGCGATCTTCGGGTTGACGCTGCTGGCGGGGCTTTACCCCGCGTGGAAAGCCAGCCGGATCCCGCCGGTGGAAAGCATACGCAACATTTAA
- a CDS encoding ABC transporter permease: protein MGSMAFAGFIMLFFAALGQGLLYTMEQNAIGVSTGDIQIHAPGYRNDPDLYARVPDPAALVDKLALTGLHAAPRLYGFGLAAAGGTSSGIWMRGVDLVNEPKVTVIDRQVMEGDWLSADKPKEVVIGKKLARTLGVKPGGEIVVISQASDGALANDIYFVRGILKSVGDAVDQGGFLMVDAEFRRLMGVPEGAHEIAVVRINKDRALAEAAEAVAALAPGMEVKDWRQLQPVLAKMIDVMDISLLFMLFIAYSAVGMVILNAMLMNVFERIREFGVMKAIGVTPSQVFWLIVAEAMLEAVIANVVALGFGIPVVRHFEVHGIDLSSLSSGASLAGIAFDPIWYCKLTTKALAMPVWFMFIVVLAAVIYPALKAALLKPLEALHHQ from the coding sequence ATCGGCTCAATGGCCTTCGCCGGGTTCATCATGCTTTTCTTCGCCGCGCTGGGCCAAGGGCTGCTGTATACGATGGAACAGAATGCCATCGGGGTGAGCACGGGAGACATCCAGATACACGCCCCCGGTTACCGTAACGACCCCGACCTCTACGCCCGTGTGCCCGATCCCGCCGCGCTGGTGGATAAGCTGGCGCTGACGGGCTTACACGCCGCGCCCCGCCTCTACGGTTTTGGGCTGGCGGCGGCGGGCGGCACCTCCTCCGGCATCTGGATGCGCGGCGTTGACTTGGTGAACGAGCCGAAGGTGACTGTGATCGACCGCCAAGTGATGGAGGGCGATTGGCTTTCGGCCGACAAACCCAAAGAAGTGGTGATAGGCAAAAAGCTGGCCCGCACGCTCGGCGTGAAGCCGGGGGGCGAAATCGTTGTTATCAGCCAAGCCTCCGACGGCGCGTTGGCCAATGACATCTATTTCGTCCGCGGCATCCTTAAAAGCGTGGGAGACGCGGTGGATCAGGGCGGATTCCTCATGGTCGACGCCGAGTTCCGCCGCCTGATGGGAGTGCCGGAAGGGGCGCACGAAATCGCCGTGGTTCGCATAAACAAAGACCGCGCCCTGGCCGAAGCGGCCGAGGCGGTGGCCGCGCTGGCCCCGGGAATGGAGGTCAAAGACTGGCGGCAGTTGCAGCCGGTGCTGGCCAAGATGATCGACGTGATGGACATCTCGCTCCTCTTCATGCTCTTCATCGCCTACTCGGCGGTGGGCATGGTGATCCTCAACGCCATGCTCATGAACGTCTTTGAACGGATACGGGAATTTGGCGTGATGAAGGCCATCGGCGTCACCCCGTCGCAGGTCTTTTGGCTGATCGTGGCCGAAGCGATGCTGGAGGCGGTTATCGCAAATGTGGTGGCTCTCGGTTTCGGCATTCCGGTGGTGCGCCATTTTGAAGTTCACGGCATCGACCTCTCCTCCCTCTCCTCCGGCGCGTCCCTCGCCGGCATCGCGTTCGACCCGATATGGTACTGCAAGCTGACCACAAAGGCGCTCGCCATGCCGGTCTGGTTCATGTTCATTGTGGTGTTGGCGGCTGTCATCTATCCGGCGTTGAAAGCCGCCTTGTTGAAACCTCTGGAAGCCCTGCACCACCAGTGA
- a CDS encoding outer membrane lipoprotein-sorting protein produces MMNKPMIVLLAALILPFPAAAETPREKAARILDSIDEMWRGDSSHGIMLMRVKTRNYSRSLKMEGWSKGKDRSLVRIILPLKEKDAATLKSGNDIFTYLPQTDRTIRLTSGMMMGSWMGSHFTNDDLVKESRMLDDYFAEITFAGTRDGMNIMEFTLMPKPESAVVWGKIILSVKDENIPVKEIYYDEEMNIARTMTFTGLKNFSGRTIPAVLKVVPSDKPDEYTEVVHESLEFDIKLPDELFSLASLRKK; encoded by the coding sequence ATGATGAACAAACCCATGATTGTGCTGCTGGCGGCCCTGATCCTTCCCTTTCCCGCCGCCGCCGAAACGCCGCGTGAAAAAGCGGCCCGCATCCTCGACAGCATCGACGAGATGTGGCGCGGCGATTCGTCGCACGGCATCATGCTGATGCGGGTGAAAACGCGCAACTACTCCCGCAGCCTCAAAATGGAGGGGTGGAGCAAGGGAAAAGACCGTTCGCTCGTCCGCATCATTCTGCCGCTCAAGGAAAAGGACGCCGCCACGCTCAAATCGGGCAACGACATCTTCACCTACCTGCCGCAGACCGACCGCACCATCCGGCTCACCAGCGGCATGATGATGGGCTCCTGGATGGGAAGCCATTTCACCAACGACGACTTGGTGAAGGAATCCCGGATGCTGGACGACTACTTCGCCGAGATCACCTTCGCCGGAACGAGGGACGGCATGAACATCATGGAATTCACCCTCATGCCGAAGCCGGAATCCGCCGTGGTCTGGGGCAAGATCATTTTGTCCGTCAAGGACGAGAATATTCCGGTGAAGGAAATTTACTATGACGAGGAGATGAACATAGCGCGCACCATGACCTTTACCGGCCTGAAGAACTTTAGCGGCCGCACGATACCCGCCGTCCTGAAGGTGGTGCCGTCCGATAAGCCGGACGAGTACACCGAGGTGGTGCATGAATCGCTGGAGTTCGACATTAAACTGCCGGACGAGCTTTTCTCCCTCGCTTCACTGAGAAAAAAATAG
- a CDS encoding spermidine synthase, producing MIYAIFAASGFAGLIYESIWTHYLKLFLGHAAYAQTLVLALFMGGLAAGAWLAGKWSERIKNPLAVYAAAEGALAVWGWAFHHEYVAATTFAYKAILPALPSPLAAGVFQHVLSAALILPQTMLLGATFPLISSALIRAFPLNAGYSLSLLYCTNSLGGAAGIIASGFMLIPRLGLPGTLLAASLLHAVAGLAAWLVSRGKKSPALVPEVDARGGATTLRTLFLAAAFVTGASSFMYEVGWLRMLSLVLGASTHAFELMVGAFIIGLGLGGFWIRRRIDTLPGKTAYAGYVQIAMGLLALATLPVYSSSFGVMADIMQSLAKTGGGYTLFNAASHLIAAAVMVPAALCAGMTLPLFTAALVSAGHGEKSIGEVYAFNTAGAIAGVAFAIYVGMPMLGLRGLCIAAAAMDAALGVLLLYHAGQSRRGAYALGAFAAMGMAVIIAVPFKAEQLASGVYRNGAATIDASEHIVFHKDGRTATVTVMRDDSGSLTVATNGKPDASINILPDSPPTTDESTQMLLGTLPILFNPKAETAVNIGLGSGFTTRVLLASPSLRSVETIEIEPAMVEAARQFRDVSARTFDDPRSHIRINDAKTFFAINRKQYDIIVSEPSNPWVSGVSGLFSLEFYSLVSHNLNPGGIYIQWLHLYETDARLFASIINAMDGNFSDWAIYSAHKSDVIIVARNGGKLPEPALSAAPPELAPLLARVGVATPDDLRLLRLGDKKLLAGFFNKMGVQPNSDYFPYLDTNAVKARYLQSNFFPLNELRSSPLPLLDMLEGTRRGGAVTRVTASPFFMQHQYAVRAGQLQDFIMTGAPLPKGMPNDVRDAAVILTSPGCGGEHNRALLYVARNTITFLSEGELARLWPRVMRDCGQTDWLRLVHALSARDAAASAGAARKLLATADFGDDARLRAFVLKAGMLGHIAREENGAALELFNTYAPALFSPASPPDFTMVYLHSLAKETGIPKTMPFTPGNN from the coding sequence TTGATATACGCCATCTTCGCGGCTTCCGGATTTGCGGGCCTGATATACGAATCGATTTGGACGCATTACCTGAAGCTTTTTCTGGGGCATGCGGCCTATGCCCAAACGCTGGTGCTGGCCCTGTTCATGGGCGGCCTGGCGGCGGGAGCCTGGCTTGCGGGCAAGTGGTCGGAAAGAATTAAAAATCCGCTCGCGGTGTACGCCGCGGCGGAAGGGGCGCTCGCCGTGTGGGGATGGGCTTTCCACCATGAGTATGTGGCCGCCACCACCTTTGCGTACAAGGCCATATTGCCCGCCCTTCCATCTCCGCTCGCGGCGGGCGTTTTCCAGCACGTCCTTTCCGCCGCGCTCATCTTGCCGCAAACGATGTTGCTGGGCGCCACATTCCCGCTCATCAGCTCCGCGCTGATACGCGCCTTTCCGCTGAATGCCGGTTATTCGCTTTCCCTGTTGTACTGCACGAACAGCCTGGGCGGCGCGGCGGGGATAATCGCATCCGGCTTTATGCTGATTCCGCGCTTGGGCCTTCCCGGCACGTTGCTGGCCGCCTCGCTTCTCCATGCCGTGGCCGGTTTGGCCGCATGGCTGGTCTCCCGCGGAAAGAAATCGCCCGCCCTGGTGCCCGAGGTTGACGCAAGGGGCGGAGCCACAACCCTCCGGACGCTTTTCCTCGCCGCCGCATTCGTGACCGGCGCGTCATCGTTTATGTACGAGGTGGGGTGGTTGCGGATGCTCAGCCTTGTGCTGGGGGCATCCACGCACGCATTCGAACTGATGGTCGGCGCATTCATCATCGGCCTCGGATTGGGCGGATTTTGGATTCGAAGGCGGATTGACACCCTTCCCGGCAAGACCGCGTATGCCGGCTATGTCCAAATCGCCATGGGCCTGCTTGCCCTTGCCACGCTGCCGGTGTACTCAAGCAGTTTTGGGGTAATGGCGGATATCATGCAATCGCTGGCCAAGACCGGCGGCGGATACACGTTGTTTAACGCCGCCAGCCATCTTATCGCCGCCGCGGTGATGGTTCCCGCGGCGTTATGCGCGGGCATGACGCTTCCGCTGTTCACCGCTGCGCTTGTTTCGGCCGGCCACGGCGAAAAATCCATCGGCGAAGTCTACGCCTTCAACACGGCGGGGGCCATCGCGGGGGTGGCGTTCGCCATATACGTGGGGATGCCGATGCTGGGGCTCAGGGGATTATGCATTGCGGCGGCGGCGATGGACGCGGCGCTGGGCGTTCTGCTGCTATACCACGCGGGCCAATCACGCCGCGGCGCTTACGCCCTTGGCGCGTTCGCGGCGATGGGAATGGCCGTGATCATCGCGGTGCCGTTCAAGGCCGAACAGCTCGCCTCCGGCGTTTACCGCAACGGCGCCGCCACCATAGATGCCAGTGAGCACATCGTTTTCCACAAAGACGGGAGAACCGCCACGGTTACCGTTATGCGCGATGACAGCGGCTCCCTCACCGTCGCCACTAACGGCAAGCCGGATGCTTCCATCAATATCCTCCCTGACAGCCCCCCCACAACGGACGAATCCACGCAAATGTTGCTGGGGACATTGCCGATACTGTTCAATCCGAAGGCCGAAACCGCGGTTAACATCGGATTGGGCTCCGGTTTTACCACACGGGTGCTCCTTGCTTCGCCTTCGCTGCGGAGCGTGGAGACGATAGAAATCGAGCCGGCAATGGTGGAAGCGGCGCGACAATTCAGGGACGTCTCGGCCCGGACCTTCGACGATCCCCGGAGCCATATCCGCATTAACGACGCAAAGACCTTTTTCGCCATCAACCGGAAACAATACGACATCATCGTCTCCGAACCTTCCAATCCCTGGGTGAGCGGCGTATCGGGCCTTTTCTCGCTGGAGTTTTACTCGCTCGTCTCCCATAACCTGAATCCCGGCGGCATATATATCCAGTGGCTGCACCTGTACGAAACCGATGCGCGGCTTTTCGCATCCATCATTAACGCCATGGACGGCAATTTTTCCGATTGGGCCATCTACAGCGCCCATAAATCGGACGTGATTATCGTGGCCCGGAACGGAGGGAAACTCCCGGAGCCGGCGCTTTCCGCCGCGCCGCCGGAGCTTGCCCCGTTGCTGGCGCGGGTGGGCGTGGCCACGCCGGACGATCTGCGCCTGCTGCGGCTGGGCGATAAAAAACTATTGGCGGGATTTTTCAACAAAATGGGCGTCCAGCCCAACTCGGATTATTTTCCGTATCTGGATACGAACGCCGTGAAAGCCCGGTACCTGCAATCCAATTTCTTCCCGCTGAACGAATTGCGGTCCTCCCCCCTTCCGTTGTTGGACATGCTTGAAGGCACGCGGCGCGGCGGCGCGGTCACGCGGGTAACGGCCTCGCCGTTTTTCATGCAGCACCAATACGCGGTGCGGGCGGGGCAACTCCAGGATTTCATCATGACCGGCGCGCCCCTGCCGAAGGGAATGCCTAACGATGTACGGGATGCCGCGGTCATCCTGACATCCCCCGGCTGCGGCGGCGAGCACAACAGGGCTTTGTTATATGTCGCCCGTAATACCATTACCTTCCTTTCGGAGGGGGAACTGGCGCGCCTGTGGCCGCGCGTGATGCGGGACTGCGGCCAAACGGATTGGCTGCGGCTTGTGCATGCGCTCTCGGCGCGGGATGCCGCGGCATCGGCCGGCGCCGCCAGGAAACTCCTGGCCACCGCCGATTTTGGCGATGATGCGCGGCTGCGCGCCTTTGTGCTGAAAGCGGGGATGCTGGGCCACATCGCGCGGGAAGAGAACGGCGCCGCGCTGGAATTATTCAATACGTACGCGCCGGCCCTTTTCAGCCCCGCGTCGCCGCCGGACTTTACCATGGTCTACCTTCACTCCCTCGCGAAGGAAACGGGGATTCCCAAAACCATGCCGTTCACCCCGGGAAACAATTGA
- a CDS encoding ABC transporter permease, translating to MINLRVTGRISLRALLVNKMRSFLTMLGIIIGVASVITMLAIGAGAGQKLGEQVASLGSNLLMVFSGSATSGGQRMGAGTEPTLTLGDAEAMRKELSAVAEAAPFVNGVAQAVYGNQNWSTIIQGTTPPVFEIRDWSVTAGRLFTWEDVRGAAKVCLIGTTVADNLFGAIDPVGKVINIKKVPFTVIGVLEKKGESPDGRDQDDTIYMPVTTAQKKVLGGIFADSVRLIFVKAKSFDQLGEAEEHLNALLRQRHRIGPKQEDDFSVRNITQVLQSAEQMVRIISLLLMAIASVSLLVGGIGIMNIMLVSVTERTKEIGIRMAVGARAADIRFQFLIEALLLSLLGGALGIALGIGLSRVISHFADWPAIITASSILLAFGFSSAVGLFFGFYPAYKASKLNPIDALRYE from the coding sequence ATGATCAATCTGCGGGTGACGGGCCGGATTTCACTGCGCGCGCTGCTGGTGAACAAGATGCGCTCGTTCCTCACCATGCTCGGCATCATCATCGGCGTTGCCTCGGTGATCACCATGCTGGCGATAGGGGCCGGCGCGGGGCAAAAGCTGGGCGAGCAGGTCGCCTCGCTGGGCAGCAACCTCCTCATGGTCTTTTCCGGCAGCGCCACCAGCGGCGGCCAACGGATGGGCGCCGGCACCGAACCGACCCTTACGCTGGGGGACGCGGAGGCGATGCGGAAGGAATTGAGCGCCGTGGCGGAAGCCGCCCCCTTCGTCAATGGCGTGGCGCAGGCGGTCTACGGCAACCAGAACTGGTCCACCATCATTCAGGGAACCACGCCGCCGGTGTTCGAAATCCGCGACTGGTCCGTCACCGCCGGGCGCCTTTTCACATGGGAAGACGTGCGGGGCGCCGCCAAAGTCTGCCTGATCGGCACGACGGTGGCCGACAACCTCTTCGGCGCCATCGATCCGGTGGGGAAGGTGATTAATATAAAAAAGGTGCCCTTCACCGTAATCGGCGTGCTGGAGAAGAAGGGCGAATCCCCTGACGGGCGCGATCAGGACGACACCATCTACATGCCGGTCACCACCGCGCAGAAAAAAGTGCTGGGGGGCATTTTTGCCGATTCCGTGCGGCTTATTTTCGTGAAAGCAAAAAGTTTCGATCAACTCGGCGAAGCCGAGGAACATCTCAACGCCCTGCTCCGGCAGCGCCACCGTATCGGCCCGAAACAGGAGGACGATTTCTCGGTGCGCAATATCACGCAGGTTCTCCAGTCCGCCGAACAGATGGTGCGCATCATCAGCCTGCTGCTCATGGCCATCGCCTCCGTTTCGCTGCTGGTCGGCGGCATCGGCATCATGAACATCATGCTGGTCTCCGTCACCGAACGGACAAAAGAAATCGGCATCCGCATGGCGGTGGGGGCGCGCGCGGCCGACATCCGTTTCCAGTTCCTCATCGAGGCGCTGCTGCTTTCCCTTCTCGGCGGGGCGCTCGGCATCGCGCTGGGAATCGGCCTGTCGCGGGTCATATCCCACTTCGCCGACTGGCCGGCCATCATCACCGCCTCCTCCATCCTGCTGGCGTTCGGCTTTTCCAGCGCGGTGGGGCTTTTTTTCGGCTTTTATCCGGCATACAAAGCCTCTAAACTGAACCCCATAGACGCATTGAGGTATGAATAA
- a CDS encoding ABC transporter ATP-binding protein, giving the protein MPLIQLTDITKVYGAENKNPFTALAGVSLQIEAGEFAAIMGPSGSGKSTLMHILGCLDTPTKGQYHLDGGNVDRLQGDQLAAVRNRKIGFVFQGFNLIPRTNALENVELPMLYSGVAPGERRRRAGEAMRHMGLTGWEKHRPNELSGGQQQRVAIARAIVNDAPLILADEPTGNLDTKTSAEIMELFVRINREKGKTIILVTHEADIAAYSRRIIRVRDGLIVTDEPREGR; this is encoded by the coding sequence ATGCCGCTCATACAGTTGACGGACATTACCAAAGTATACGGGGCCGAAAACAAGAACCCCTTCACGGCGCTGGCCGGCGTATCGCTGCAAATCGAAGCCGGTGAATTCGCCGCCATCATGGGGCCATCCGGCTCCGGCAAATCGACCCTCATGCACATCCTCGGTTGTCTTGACACCCCCACCAAGGGGCAATACCACCTTGACGGCGGCAACGTTGACCGGCTGCAAGGCGATCAGTTGGCGGCGGTCCGCAACCGGAAAATCGGCTTCGTCTTCCAGGGATTCAACCTGATCCCGCGCACCAACGCGCTGGAGAATGTGGAGTTGCCGATGCTGTACAGCGGCGTGGCGCCGGGGGAACGCCGGCGGCGCGCCGGGGAAGCGATGCGGCATATGGGTCTTACCGGATGGGAAAAGCATCGGCCCAATGAACTCTCCGGCGGCCAGCAGCAGCGGGTGGCCATCGCCCGCGCCATCGTCAACGACGCGCCGCTCATTCTCGCCGACGAGCCGACCGGCAACCTCGACACCAAAACCAGCGCCGAGATCATGGAGCTGTTCGTCCGCATCAACCGCGAGAAGGGAAAAACCATCATCCTCGTCACGCACGAGGCCGACATTGCCGCCTACAGCCGCCGCATCATCCGCGTACGCGACGGCCTCATCGTGACGGACGAACCGCGGGAGGGGCGATGA